The following are encoded together in the Tepidiforma bonchosmolovskayae genome:
- a CDS encoding threonine ammonia-lyase, which yields MKPLPLQFSDVLRAYDRVAPVVHRTRVATSRQLDELTGLRVFLKCENEQRTGSFKIRGAYNRLAQLTASERARGVVAASSGNHAQGVALAARLLGVRATIFMPDDAPAAKLDAARAYGASVERYDRRTALPADLVARYAAETGAVPVPAFDDPAIMAGQGTLALELLAETGPVDAVVAPLGGGGLLSGVATVVRTLVPSAKVFGVEPADGDDWVRSLAAGRPVLIDPPSTIADGARTRQPGELTFTVVSKLASGVVTVTDDDIRAAVRFLALRAKMVVEPTGALGVAALLTGRLAIPRGSRVGVVISGGNVDPGALGAILGGSG from the coding sequence GTGAAACCGTTGCCGCTCCAGTTCAGCGACGTCCTGCGGGCGTACGACCGGGTAGCGCCGGTGGTGCACCGCACCCGGGTCGCGACGAGTCGCCAGCTGGACGAACTGACAGGGCTGCGGGTGTTCCTGAAGTGCGAGAACGAGCAGCGGACCGGTTCGTTCAAGATTCGCGGTGCATACAACCGGCTCGCGCAGCTCACGGCCAGCGAACGCGCCCGCGGGGTCGTGGCGGCCTCGAGCGGAAACCACGCGCAGGGAGTCGCGCTGGCCGCACGGCTGCTGGGGGTGCGGGCGACGATCTTCATGCCAGACGACGCCCCCGCAGCGAAGCTGGATGCGGCCCGGGCCTATGGCGCATCGGTTGAACGGTACGACCGCCGCACAGCGCTCCCGGCGGACCTCGTGGCGCGGTACGCAGCCGAGACCGGCGCGGTCCCGGTCCCGGCGTTCGATGACCCGGCAATTATGGCGGGACAGGGCACGCTGGCGCTCGAATTGCTGGCGGAAACGGGCCCGGTTGACGCAGTTGTTGCCCCACTGGGCGGAGGCGGCCTCCTCTCCGGCGTCGCAACGGTCGTTCGTACGCTGGTCCCGTCGGCGAAAGTCTTCGGCGTGGAGCCGGCGGACGGCGACGACTGGGTGCGGAGCCTCGCCGCCGGCCGACCGGTGCTGATCGACCCGCCGTCGACCATCGCGGACGGGGCGCGGACCCGGCAGCCCGGGGAGCTCACCTTCACCGTTGTCTCGAAACTGGCCTCCGGGGTCGTGACCGTGACGGACGATGACATCCGGGCGGCGGTGCGGTTCCTCGCCCTGCGCGCGAAGATGGTCGTGGAGCCGACCGGAGCGCTCGGCGTGGCGGCTCTCCTGACCGGCCGGCTGGCCATTCCGCGCGGCAGCCGGGTCGGCGTCGTGATTTCGGGCGGGAATGTGGACCCCGGTGCGCTCGGGGCAATCCTCGGAGGGAGTGGGTAA
- a CDS encoding serine hydrolase: MALPVHHTGLPGDPAERTPWEFLLAVAAATAAFVYLLAVVAGHAAHHAADTEVRATGTGPPAVISVDGSRGAGPSSGDQAAALEAAIRGVLAPEEAASTGVAVMTPAGDWIGGLNPDLPGYAASTFKLAVLLEAERRVSAGALSYTDRVPVTEEARAEDLGTIDRLPVAPDGTVSLGEALEAMVTFSDNASAVALLRLLGPAEIDASLRVLGAELFSVNDPGLPVTARDLARVLAAIARGDRMSAAQRDHALGLLTAQEVRSGIPAALDGMPGVRRVGNKTGTWPGATRDAAFVETGRGTYVVAVMAEGDWNWELVRRVARAVHEQLTSR, from the coding sequence ATGGCCCTGCCGGTGCACCATACCGGGCTTCCGGGCGACCCAGCTGAGCGGACACCGTGGGAGTTCCTGCTGGCCGTAGCCGCTGCGACCGCCGCCTTCGTCTACCTGCTCGCCGTCGTCGCCGGGCACGCGGCGCACCACGCTGCCGACACTGAAGTGCGCGCCACTGGCACAGGCCCGCCTGCCGTGATTTCGGTTGACGGCTCCCGCGGCGCTGGTCCGTCCAGCGGCGACCAGGCTGCAGCGCTCGAAGCGGCCATCCGGGGCGTCCTCGCGCCCGAAGAAGCGGCATCCACCGGCGTCGCGGTGATGACCCCGGCAGGCGACTGGATTGGCGGGCTCAACCCCGACCTGCCGGGGTACGCCGCCAGCACCTTCAAGCTCGCTGTCCTGCTGGAAGCCGAGCGCCGCGTCAGCGCCGGCGCACTCAGCTACACCGACCGCGTACCGGTCACCGAGGAGGCCCGCGCTGAAGACCTCGGCACCATCGACCGGTTGCCCGTTGCGCCCGATGGGACCGTCTCCCTTGGTGAGGCGTTGGAGGCCATGGTCACCTTCTCCGACAACGCCTCCGCGGTGGCCCTGCTGCGGCTCCTCGGCCCGGCGGAAATCGACGCTTCACTGCGCGTGCTCGGGGCTGAGCTGTTCTCGGTCAACGACCCCGGGCTCCCGGTGACTGCTCGCGACCTGGCGCGCGTCCTTGCGGCCATTGCCCGCGGCGACAGGATGTCAGCGGCGCAGCGCGACCACGCCCTGGGGCTGCTCACCGCACAGGAGGTGCGGTCCGGCATCCCCGCCGCGCTCGACGGCATGCCGGGGGTGCGCCGCGTCGGGAACAAGACCGGTACCTGGCCCGGTGCCACCCGCGATGCTGCGTTCGTCGAGACCGGGCGCGGTACCTACGTGGTCGCTGTCATGGCCGAAGGCGATTGGAACTGGGAGCTGGTCAGGCGGGTTGCCCGCGCGGTTCACGAACAGTTGACGTCACGCTAA
- the modB gene encoding molybdate ABC transporter permease subunit, producing MDAWADPLRISLLVAASATAVCVAVGTPLAWLIARARPPVAQVLSAISLLPLVLPPTAVGYYLLWLLGRQSPTGRFLLDGLGIQLVFTWPGAALAAAVVSLPLYVRTATAGFEQLDEELLLAGRTLAGPWRVFFLVVVPLAWPSLVAASLIAFARALGEFGATVVVASSIPGRTRTLPAAIYDANLAGDDRLANELSLVALLIGFVLVTLLTVALHAAVQRGRG from the coding sequence ATGGACGCATGGGCCGACCCGCTCCGCATCTCCCTGCTCGTGGCGGCCTCGGCCACGGCGGTGTGCGTTGCAGTCGGCACGCCGCTCGCCTGGCTGATTGCGCGTGCACGGCCGCCGGTTGCGCAGGTGCTTTCCGCGATCAGCCTGCTGCCGCTGGTGCTGCCGCCGACTGCAGTGGGCTACTACCTGCTCTGGCTCCTGGGCCGGCAGAGCCCCACCGGGCGATTCCTGCTGGACGGGCTCGGCATCCAGCTCGTCTTCACCTGGCCGGGCGCCGCCCTCGCTGCCGCCGTGGTCTCGCTGCCGCTCTACGTCCGGACCGCCACAGCCGGGTTCGAGCAGCTCGATGAGGAGCTCCTGCTTGCTGGTCGGACGCTCGCGGGGCCGTGGCGAGTGTTCTTCCTGGTGGTCGTGCCGCTGGCCTGGCCGTCGCTGGTGGCGGCATCGCTGATCGCATTCGCCCGCGCCCTGGGCGAATTCGGCGCCACCGTGGTTGTTGCGTCCAGCATCCCGGGCAGAACACGGACCCTGCCGGCGGCCATCTACGACGCGAACCTGGCCGGCGATGACCGGCTCGCGAATGAGCTTTCGCTCGTCGCGCTGCTCATCGGGTTCGTGCTGGTCACGCTGCTGACGGTTGCCCTCCACGCAGCAGTCCAGCGGGGGCGCGGCTGA
- a CDS encoding PH domain-containing protein: protein MVHAGTHPRRELTATIVRPPRAMGVIIGGAFAAWAAAVAVIAVNIAWGASPEFKTFLAWLVAAGALLLAALFAAWSYAVGSLAYVIRPDVLEIRWGWRRVVVPIASIQRLVPGRTLDPPEVQGLNWWGCHVGSGDVKRVGYTLFYSTHATPEELLYVVTDGEAYGLTVQDQAAFAEAIQARAALAPVEERGEQRSLGVGPAALPLWQDRVALWAVGIGGALCALVCGYVFASYPSLPEVVELSFPALGGIVRVGDRSELLDIAYLAAAIYAGNVVAGTALHAFERAAGLWLFASGALLQGVLLAAALIAFAQA, encoded by the coding sequence ATGGTGCACGCCGGCACGCATCCGCGTCGCGAACTGACCGCGACTATCGTCCGGCCGCCGCGCGCAATGGGCGTGATCATCGGCGGCGCCTTCGCGGCCTGGGCGGCTGCGGTCGCCGTTATCGCCGTGAACATCGCCTGGGGCGCGTCGCCCGAGTTCAAGACGTTCCTTGCCTGGCTCGTCGCGGCGGGGGCGCTCCTGCTGGCCGCGCTGTTTGCCGCCTGGTCCTACGCAGTCGGCTCGCTCGCCTACGTCATCCGGCCCGACGTGCTCGAGATCCGCTGGGGGTGGCGCCGGGTTGTCGTACCGATCGCCTCCATCCAGCGGCTGGTGCCCGGCCGGACGCTCGACCCTCCCGAGGTGCAGGGCCTCAACTGGTGGGGCTGCCACGTCGGCTCCGGCGACGTCAAGCGTGTCGGCTATACCCTCTTCTACTCCACCCATGCGACGCCGGAGGAGCTGCTGTACGTCGTGACCGACGGCGAGGCGTACGGTCTGACGGTGCAGGACCAGGCAGCGTTTGCCGAGGCGATCCAGGCGCGGGCCGCGCTCGCGCCCGTGGAGGAGCGGGGCGAACAGCGGTCGCTGGGCGTCGGGCCCGCCGCCCTCCCGCTCTGGCAGGACCGGGTCGCGCTCTGGGCGGTGGGCATCGGAGGAGCGCTCTGCGCGCTCGTGTGCGGCTACGTGTTCGCCTCCTATCCGTCGCTTCCGGAGGTCGTCGAGCTCTCGTTCCCGGCGCTCGGCGGCATCGTCCGTGTGGGTGACCGCTCTGAGTTGCTGGACATCGCCTATCTCGCCGCCGCAATCTACGCAGGCAACGTCGTTGCCGGGACCGCGCTCCACGCCTTCGAGCGGGCTGCCGGCCTCTGGCTCTTCGCCAGCGGTGCGCTTCTCCAGGGGGTCCTCCTGGCAGCCGCCCTCATCGCGTTCGCGCAGGCCTGA
- the def gene encoding peptide deformylase produces the protein MAIIPIRRAGDPVLREPARRVRTIDRSIHKLIEDMWETMYDAPGVGLAAPQIGVPLRVIVIDVHDERYQPIALVNPEIVRRAGQRTCDEGCLSVPGFRGQIPRSVRVVAQGTDPYTGRLVRIKAENDLMAEALEHEIDHINGILYIDYLPSPDALIPLSDAPEVRG, from the coding sequence GTGGCCATCATTCCCATCCGCCGTGCGGGCGACCCGGTCCTCCGCGAGCCGGCCCGGCGCGTCCGCACCATCGACCGCTCGATTCACAAGCTCATCGAGGACATGTGGGAAACGATGTATGACGCCCCTGGCGTCGGGCTGGCTGCGCCGCAGATCGGCGTCCCGCTCCGCGTCATCGTCATCGACGTGCACGACGAGCGGTACCAGCCCATCGCGCTGGTGAACCCGGAGATCGTGCGGCGGGCGGGACAGCGGACCTGCGATGAAGGCTGCCTCTCGGTTCCCGGCTTCCGGGGCCAGATCCCTCGCTCCGTGCGCGTGGTTGCCCAGGGGACTGACCCCTACACCGGAAGGCTCGTCCGCATCAAGGCCGAGAACGACCTGATGGCCGAGGCCCTCGAACACGAGATCGACCACATCAACGGCATCCTCTACATCGACTACCTCCCGAGCCCGGACGCGCTCATCCCCCTGAGCGACGCGCCCGAGGTCCGGGGGTAA
- a CDS encoding DinB family protein yields MSQLEAIVAELDAHRIRFEQFCLSLTAEELERSVPGSTWLVRDFIAHLATIDGPVAEMFRAVRRGEDAGLRTADGNRFDVDEWNEHRVRERRKHSVEALLEEARRERDLLKRDLLALTDDDLGRPIRFAGDAKRPPTTVPLGAYLRGWCKHDPMHVVDMCRALPGRAEQLGAWLEDPVVARYQAAMNPEP; encoded by the coding sequence ATGAGCCAGCTGGAAGCCATCGTGGCAGAACTGGATGCCCATCGCATACGGTTCGAACAGTTCTGCCTTTCGCTCACCGCTGAGGAGCTTGAGCGGTCCGTGCCGGGTTCAACCTGGCTCGTCCGCGACTTCATCGCCCACCTTGCCACCATCGACGGGCCCGTTGCCGAGATGTTCCGCGCTGTGCGCCGGGGCGAAGACGCCGGCCTCCGCACCGCCGATGGCAACCGGTTCGATGTTGACGAGTGGAACGAGCACCGCGTCCGGGAGCGTCGGAAGCATTCGGTCGAAGCGCTCCTCGAGGAGGCGCGGCGGGAGCGCGACCTGCTCAAGCGGGACCTCCTTGCGCTGACCGATGATGACCTGGGGCGACCGATCCGGTTCGCCGGCGACGCGAAACGGCCCCCGACCACCGTGCCGCTCGGCGCCTACCTGCGGGGGTGGTGTAAACACGACCCAATGCATGTGGTCGACATGTGCCGGGCGCTGCCGGGCCGGGCCGAACAGCTCGGCGCATGGCTGGAAGACCCCGTGGTGGCCCGCTACCAGGCGGCGATGAACCCGGAGCCATGA
- a CDS encoding class I SAM-dependent methyltransferase, producing MPDVSEELPELRPEYFAREDESDDALFYREPRLVTHLDDAATAALTAFYGRIIPPGSQVLDLMSSWVSHLPEELQLGPVAGLGLNRVELEENPRLTERVVQDLNREPTLPWPDATFHAVICSLSVQYLTRPAEVFAEVARVLVPGGIVAVAYSNRCFPTKAVAVWRALNDRDHAELIALYLAHAGGFGQPRAFDLSPGPGADPLYCVIAQREPVPA from the coding sequence GTGCCTGACGTCTCCGAAGAACTTCCCGAACTGCGCCCCGAGTACTTCGCCCGCGAGGACGAGTCCGACGACGCGCTCTTCTACCGTGAGCCCCGGCTGGTCACCCACCTCGACGACGCGGCCACTGCCGCCCTCACCGCGTTCTATGGGCGCATTATTCCGCCCGGCAGCCAGGTGCTCGACCTGATGTCGAGCTGGGTCTCCCACCTTCCGGAGGAGCTCCAGCTCGGTCCGGTGGCCGGGCTCGGACTGAATCGGGTCGAGCTGGAAGAGAACCCCCGCCTCACCGAGCGGGTCGTGCAGGACCTCAACCGCGAGCCGACGCTCCCGTGGCCAGATGCCACCTTCCACGCCGTCATCTGCTCGCTCTCGGTCCAGTACCTCACCAGGCCGGCGGAAGTGTTCGCCGAGGTCGCCCGGGTCCTTGTCCCGGGCGGCATTGTTGCTGTGGCCTATTCGAACCGATGCTTCCCGACGAAAGCGGTGGCGGTCTGGCGCGCCCTCAATGACCGCGACCACGCCGAGCTGATCGCGCTCTACCTGGCCCATGCCGGGGGGTTCGGGCAGCCCCGGGCGTTTGACCTCAGCCCCGGACCGGGTGCAGACCCGCTCTACTGCGTCATCGCGCAGCGCGAGCCAGTGCCGGCATAA
- a CDS encoding branched-chain amino acid transaminase, giving the protein MPTPYAYFQGKIVPLSEAKIGVMTHAFNYGTAVFEGIRGNWNEEDQTVYLFRMREHFERLQQSAKILMLQMHDSVDRLCEIAVELVERSGFTEDVYLRPMVYLSSEQLGVRLHNLESDTLIFLTPFPAYLPEVARCHTSTWRRVQDTGIPPRAKVTGIYVNSALAKTEANANGFDEAIMLNENGHVSEGSGENIFIVRNGRLITPTPADNVLEGITAKSVIELARNELGIELVEREIDRTELYIADEVFMTGTAAHLTPVVEIDRRTIGDGRPGPITQKLSQLYYDCIRGKNAKYRAWCTPARIRVAN; this is encoded by the coding sequence ATGCCGACACCGTACGCGTACTTCCAGGGAAAGATCGTGCCGCTGAGCGAAGCAAAGATCGGCGTCATGACCCACGCCTTCAACTACGGGACGGCGGTATTCGAAGGGATCCGGGGGAACTGGAACGAAGAGGACCAGACGGTCTACCTCTTCCGCATGCGCGAACACTTCGAGCGGCTCCAGCAGAGCGCCAAGATCCTTATGCTCCAGATGCACGACTCGGTTGACCGCCTGTGCGAAATCGCCGTCGAGCTCGTCGAGCGGAGCGGCTTTACCGAGGATGTCTACCTCAGGCCGATGGTCTACCTGTCGAGCGAACAGCTCGGCGTGCGGCTCCACAACCTTGAAAGCGACACCCTCATCTTCCTCACGCCGTTCCCGGCCTACCTGCCCGAGGTTGCGCGCTGCCATACCAGCACCTGGCGCCGCGTCCAGGACACCGGCATCCCGCCCCGCGCCAAGGTGACCGGCATCTACGTCAACAGCGCCCTCGCCAAGACCGAAGCCAACGCCAACGGGTTTGACGAGGCGATCATGCTCAACGAAAACGGCCATGTATCTGAGGGGAGCGGCGAGAACATCTTCATCGTGCGCAACGGCCGGCTGATTACGCCCACCCCGGCCGATAACGTGCTTGAAGGCATCACCGCGAAGAGTGTCATCGAACTCGCGCGGAACGAACTCGGCATTGAGCTGGTTGAGCGGGAGATTGACCGCACGGAGCTCTACATCGCCGATGAGGTCTTCATGACCGGCACGGCCGCCCACCTCACCCCCGTCGTCGAAATCGACCGGCGGACCATTGGCGACGGCCGGCCCGGCCCCATCACCCAGAAGCTGAGCCAGCTGTACTACGACTGTATCCGGGGCAAGAACGCGAAGTACCGCGCATGGTGCACGCCGGCACGCATCCGCGTCGCGAACTGA
- a CDS encoding antibiotic biosynthesis monooxygenase family protein yields MFIAMNQFKVNPGREADFEAGWRTRESYLSEVPGFIHFALLKGDEPGDYISHTIWESRQAFVNWTQSDAFRRAHAGGMPDGILATHPRARFYEAVLEQGAPLAASRA; encoded by the coding sequence GTGTTCATCGCGATGAACCAGTTCAAGGTTAACCCCGGGCGTGAGGCCGACTTCGAAGCCGGCTGGCGCACCCGTGAGAGCTATCTTTCCGAAGTCCCGGGCTTCATCCACTTCGCCCTGCTCAAGGGCGACGAGCCGGGCGACTATATTTCGCATACTATCTGGGAATCGCGGCAGGCGTTCGTCAACTGGACCCAGTCCGACGCCTTCCGCAGGGCGCACGCCGGTGGCATGCCCGACGGCATCCTCGCCACTCACCCGCGCGCCCGCTTCTACGAGGCCGTGCTGGAGCAGGGTGCCCCGCTGGCGGCTTCCCGTGCCTGA
- a CDS encoding ABC transporter ATP-binding protein → MLEASFRLAKGTFVLELDLAAEPGITVLFGPSGSGKSLTLRAIAGMVEPDAGRIAVDGAAVFDRAAGISVPPHRRGFGYAGQRPALFPHLTVRQNVAFGLRDHSRADRDAVTSALLARFGLAGFEQRRVGSLSGGQAQRVALARALAPGHRVLLLDEPFSALDEALRQDLRALLNDLARERELVIIFVTHDLREAHLLADRLAVLDGGRVLQAGPRDAVFRAPSNRRVAELLGAVNVFPATVIRRDDSTLVFTAGGWEGLAASWSGDPVPGQAVDVMIRPERVVMRRGAPTVNALPARIVREFDYGNSRVLHFEPDGAGPRLVVELASRPYDVLDVRSRKSWTLELPPEDLHVMPALARAAR, encoded by the coding sequence GTGCTGGAGGCAAGCTTTCGGCTGGCGAAGGGGACGTTCGTACTTGAGCTGGATCTCGCCGCTGAACCGGGCATTACAGTCCTGTTCGGGCCCTCGGGCTCGGGGAAATCGCTCACTCTGCGGGCAATCGCCGGGATGGTCGAACCCGACGCGGGGCGCATCGCCGTTGACGGGGCCGCAGTGTTCGACCGCGCGGCGGGCATTTCCGTTCCCCCGCACCGGCGGGGCTTTGGGTATGCCGGCCAGCGTCCCGCGCTCTTCCCCCACCTGACGGTGCGCCAGAACGTCGCCTTTGGACTGCGGGACCACAGCCGGGCGGACAGGGATGCGGTGACCTCGGCGCTGCTGGCGCGGTTCGGCCTGGCCGGATTCGAACAGCGGCGGGTCGGGTCGCTGAGCGGAGGCCAGGCGCAGCGTGTCGCGCTGGCCAGGGCGCTTGCCCCCGGTCACCGGGTGCTCCTCCTGGATGAGCCGTTCTCAGCCCTGGACGAGGCGCTCCGGCAGGACCTGCGGGCGCTCTTGAACGACCTGGCCCGGGAGCGCGAACTGGTCATCATCTTCGTGACCCACGACCTGCGGGAAGCGCACCTGCTCGCCGACCGGCTGGCGGTCCTCGATGGCGGCCGGGTGCTCCAGGCCGGGCCCCGCGACGCGGTCTTCCGGGCGCCCTCAAACCGGCGGGTAGCCGAGCTGCTTGGGGCGGTGAACGTTTTCCCGGCCACTGTCATCCGCCGCGACGACTCGACGCTGGTCTTCACCGCCGGCGGCTGGGAGGGGCTGGCGGCGAGCTGGAGCGGCGACCCGGTGCCGGGCCAGGCGGTGGACGTGATGATTCGGCCAGAGCGCGTGGTAATGCGTCGCGGCGCTCCGACCGTCAATGCGCTGCCGGCGCGCATCGTGCGGGAGTTTGACTACGGGAACAGCCGCGTCCTTCATTTCGAACCAGACGGCGCAGGCCCGCGCCTCGTGGTCGAACTCGCCTCGCGGCCGTACGACGTGCTCGATGTCCGCTCGCGGAAGAGCTGGACGCTCGAGCTACCGCCGGAGGACCTCCACGTTATGCCGGCACTGGCTCGCGCTGCGCGATGA
- a CDS encoding CoA-binding protein, whose translation MPEAPSLDFIFHPKSIAIAGVSAKEGAGFGGGGFVASLQEIGFRGPIYLIHPTAPAIRGLKCYPSLRDIPDDVDYVISSVPARFVPQLLEDCIAKGVRVLHLFTAGFTETGDAERARMEQAIVARAREAGIRIIGPNCMGLYVPASRLAMMPGQPPEPGPVGMVSQSGMNAGEFVRYATPRGVRCSKVISFGNGADLKAADFLDYLADDPETGIIVSYLEGIQDGPRLARVIRRTAALKPLVILKSGRTEAGSRAANSHTASLAGSLQVFDALCRQAGAIRVESLEELTDMAVTFQFVKRLSGPNIVVVGGGGGASVLAADDLAAAGLALPQLLPETQEALAKVTHEAGTSIRNPIDTTSVWEEEGFEATFRPVAEAPNVDVILYHTGFGTGPMARVGDVRTRMARQAETLGRVQQESGKPVVVAIRPATNVEGFQQSLDFQELCWRAGLATYPSIARAGVALGHLLRWQRMRGEIPRTL comes from the coding sequence GTGCCCGAAGCCCCATCCCTCGATTTCATCTTCCACCCGAAGTCGATCGCCATCGCCGGCGTCTCGGCGAAGGAGGGCGCCGGGTTCGGCGGCGGGGGGTTTGTGGCATCGCTGCAGGAGATCGGATTCCGCGGCCCGATTTACCTCATCCACCCGACAGCACCGGCGATACGCGGCCTGAAGTGCTACCCGTCGCTCCGTGATATCCCCGACGATGTGGACTACGTCATTTCCTCGGTCCCGGCCCGGTTTGTGCCGCAGCTGCTGGAGGACTGCATCGCGAAGGGCGTCCGGGTGCTCCACCTGTTCACGGCCGGGTTCACCGAGACCGGCGATGCGGAGCGGGCCAGGATGGAACAGGCAATCGTCGCCCGGGCGCGCGAGGCCGGGATCCGCATCATCGGGCCGAACTGCATGGGGCTCTATGTGCCGGCTTCACGGCTCGCGATGATGCCGGGCCAGCCGCCCGAGCCGGGACCGGTGGGCATGGTCTCGCAATCCGGGATGAACGCCGGCGAGTTCGTGCGCTACGCCACACCGCGGGGCGTCCGCTGTTCCAAGGTCATCAGCTTCGGCAACGGCGCTGACCTCAAGGCTGCCGACTTCCTCGACTACCTCGCCGACGACCCGGAGACGGGCATCATCGTTTCCTACCTCGAAGGTATCCAGGACGGGCCCCGGCTGGCGCGCGTGATCCGGAGGACCGCGGCCCTGAAGCCGCTGGTCATCCTCAAGAGCGGGCGGACCGAGGCGGGCTCCCGGGCCGCAAACTCCCACACTGCCTCGCTCGCCGGTTCGCTCCAGGTGTTCGACGCCCTGTGCCGGCAGGCGGGAGCCATCCGGGTCGAGAGCCTCGAAGAGCTGACGGACATGGCCGTGACCTTCCAGTTCGTGAAGCGGCTCAGCGGACCGAACATCGTCGTCGTCGGCGGAGGCGGCGGTGCGAGTGTGCTGGCCGCCGATGACCTCGCTGCTGCCGGGCTGGCGCTCCCTCAGCTCCTTCCCGAGACGCAGGAAGCGCTGGCAAAGGTCACCCACGAGGCCGGCACGAGCATCCGGAACCCGATCGACACGACCTCGGTCTGGGAGGAAGAGGGGTTTGAGGCCACCTTCCGGCCGGTGGCCGAGGCCCCGAACGTCGACGTCATCCTCTACCACACCGGCTTCGGTACCGGCCCGATGGCACGCGTGGGCGACGTGCGCACCCGGATGGCGCGCCAGGCAGAAACGCTCGGGCGGGTCCAGCAGGAATCGGGCAAGCCGGTAGTGGTGGCGATCCGCCCGGCCACAAACGTCGAAGGCTTCCAGCAGTCGCTTGACTTCCAGGAGCTTTGCTGGCGGGCCGGCCTTGCCACCTATCCGTCGATCGCCCGGGCGGGGGTTGCCCTTGGTCATCTCCTGCGCTGGCAGCGAATGCGGGGCGAAATTCCGCGAACTCTCTGA
- the eno gene encoding phosphopyruvate hydratase encodes MHIDHIEASEVLDSRGNPTLRVLVALDDGAVGVAMVPSGASTGAHEAVELRDGGTRYGGKGVLKAVRNVNEPIAETLADVDASDQVTVDRILCELDGTPNKSRLGANAILGVSLAVARAAAESWGVPLYRYLGGPTARLLPVPMFNILNGGKHAPDSTDFQEFMVMPVGAPTFAEGLRMGAEIYHALKAVLHDAGQSVSVGDEGGFAPSLPGNEAAVDAVMQAIERAGYRPGQDVVLALDPATTELFADGKYTLVKEGRTLSSAEMVEHWAAWVEKYPIRSIEDGLAEDDWDGWKLLTERLGQRCQLVGDDLFVTNPARIRRGITERAANSVLIKLNQIGTLTETLEAVQAAHRAGWTTVISHRSGETEDTFIADLAVATGSGQIKTGAPARSERTAKYNRLLEIERELGRKAEYAGWNAMPQLGPAPAREQVAAPRPRPRTERRRSRH; translated from the coding sequence ATGCACATCGACCACATCGAAGCCTCGGAAGTCCTCGACTCCCGGGGAAATCCCACCCTTCGCGTGCTCGTTGCCCTGGATGACGGCGCCGTCGGCGTCGCCATGGTGCCCTCGGGAGCCTCCACGGGCGCGCACGAAGCCGTCGAACTGCGCGACGGCGGTACCCGTTACGGAGGGAAGGGCGTGCTCAAGGCCGTCCGCAATGTCAACGAGCCGATTGCCGAGACGCTGGCTGACGTCGATGCGAGTGACCAGGTCACGGTCGACCGCATCCTCTGCGAACTGGACGGCACGCCGAACAAGTCCCGCCTCGGGGCTAACGCCATCCTCGGGGTCTCACTGGCAGTCGCGCGGGCGGCGGCCGAATCGTGGGGCGTTCCGCTCTACCGCTACCTCGGCGGCCCGACCGCCCGCCTGCTCCCAGTCCCGATGTTCAACATCCTGAACGGCGGCAAGCACGCTCCCGACAGCACGGACTTCCAGGAGTTCATGGTGATGCCCGTCGGCGCCCCCACCTTCGCCGAGGGGCTCCGCATGGGCGCCGAAATCTACCACGCCCTCAAGGCTGTGCTGCACGATGCTGGCCAGAGTGTCTCGGTCGGCGACGAGGGCGGCTTTGCGCCGTCGTTGCCGGGCAACGAGGCCGCTGTCGACGCAGTAATGCAGGCAATTGAGCGCGCGGGCTACCGTCCCGGCCAGGATGTCGTTCTTGCTCTCGACCCGGCAACCACCGAGCTCTTTGCTGACGGCAAGTACACGCTCGTAAAGGAGGGCCGCACCCTGAGCTCCGCCGAGATGGTGGAGCACTGGGCCGCGTGGGTGGAGAAGTACCCGATCCGCTCGATCGAGGACGGCCTTGCCGAGGACGATTGGGACGGCTGGAAGCTGCTCACTGAGCGGCTCGGCCAGCGCTGCCAGCTCGTGGGAGACGACCTGTTCGTGACCAACCCCGCCCGCATCCGGCGCGGCATCACGGAGCGGGCCGCCAACAGCGTCCTGATTAAGCTCAACCAGATCGGCACGCTGACGGAAACGCTCGAAGCCGTCCAGGCGGCCCACCGCGCCGGCTGGACAACCGTCATCAGCCACCGCTCGGGCGAGACGGAGGATACCTTCATCGCCGACCTGGCCGTCGCCACCGGTTCGGGGCAGATTAAGACCGGCGCCCCGGCGCGCAGCGAGCGCACCGCAAAGTACAACCGCCTCCTCGAAATTGAGCGCGAGCTCGGCCGGAAGGCGGAGTACGCCGGCTGGAATGCCATGCCGCAGCTCGGGCCGGCGCCCGCCCGCGAGCAGGTCGCTGCTCCGCGGCCCCGGCCCCGCACCGAACGCCGGCGGTCCCGCCACTAA